In the Phytoactinopolyspora mesophila genome, CCTGGCGTGGATCGCGGCTGACGCCGTGATGGACGAAGGCGTATGGCTGTATCCGGCGGCGCTGGGGATTCTCGTTGGCCAGAAGGCCTACGCCGTGACTCGGGCGGCGGCGGTGCCACGGCTCCTTCCAGAAGGCATCACCCTGGTCGCGGCCAATTCGAGGATGCAGCTGGCCGCCACCTTCGGCACGGCGGTCGGAGCACCGGTGGGCCTCGGACTGGCTCAGATCGGTGACGACTGGCCGTTGCGCGCGGCGTTCTTCGCCTATGTCGGCACCACGATCTTCGCGGTGCTGCTCTCGAAGAAGGTGGACTCGGAGGCCGCCGAGGCCCGGGTTCAGCAGCTGCGGCAGAAGAAGTCGGGCCGCCGGTTCCGGGTCAAAGGCACTGTGGTCCGTGCGTTGCGGGGTAATGCCGGGCTTCGATTCTTCTCCGGTTTCATGATCATGTTCTTCGCCTTCGTGTTGCGGGAAGAACCGGTCGGTGGCATGGACGGCCTCGTCCTGCTGGGGATCGTCGCGGCCTCGGCCTGGGTCGGAAGCGCCGCCGGGACCTCGTTCGGCGCCTTGGTGCGCTCACGCAGCCCGGATGCCGCGATCTTGGTGCTGGGCGGCATGGCGGCGGTGGTCGCCGCTATCGGCGCGGTGTCGTGGAACCTCGTGACGGTCATCGCCGCGGCCATCATGGGTGGCTTCGGGCAGCAGCTTGGCCGGCTGTCGCTCGACGCGATCATCCAGCGCGACGTGCCGGACCGGATGCGTTCCAACGCCTTCGCCAGGTCGGAGACGTCACTGCAATTGGCCTGGGTGCTGGGCGGCGGCGTCGGCATCTTGCTGCCGTTGGTGCCGGCCCTGGGGATGGCTATCGCGGCAGCGGTACTGGCTGGATCCGTGTTCTGGGCCGTTCAGGTCAAGCCGAGGGCGAACCAGGGCTCGCCCTCGGCGCCGACGCCGCCTCCCGACAACCGGGCGGGAGGCTAGCGCCGCGAGAAATCAGAGCTCGAGATCGTCGGCTACGGCCCGCAACACCGATGCGACCTTCCGGGCGGTCTTCTGATCAGGATGCCGTCCACGCTGGTAGCTGTTCGACAGGCCGTCGAGCAGCTTGATGAGGTCCTCGACGATGGTGCCCA is a window encoding:
- a CDS encoding MFS transporter yields the protein MSDVPPPPREPADGDQYGHHGDGSPGRHGPGAGAGGARDHRIHDPSQVDPAGGRSRRIAGVSARAARKAAVGTARVTRAGAGRLHRAAEAKGAGQTGLARLIELNAFSAFADAMVMVALAGTLFFSVPSDEARGNVALYLALTMAPFAIVAPLIGPFLDRFAHGRRWAIGITAAARGFLAWIAADAVMDEGVWLYPAALGILVGQKAYAVTRAAAVPRLLPEGITLVAANSRMQLAATFGTAVGAPVGLGLAQIGDDWPLRAAFFAYVGTTIFAVLLSKKVDSEAAEARVQQLRQKKSGRRFRVKGTVVRALRGNAGLRFFSGFMIMFFAFVLREEPVGGMDGLVLLGIVAASAWVGSAAGTSFGALVRSRSPDAAILVLGGMAAVVAAIGAVSWNLVTVIAAAIMGGFGQQLGRLSLDAIIQRDVPDRMRSNAFARSETSLQLAWVLGGGVGILLPLVPALGMAIAAAVLAGSVFWAVQVKPRANQGSPSAPTPPPDNRAGG